From a single Vitis vinifera cultivar Pinot Noir 40024 chromosome 18, ASM3070453v1 genomic region:
- the LOC100252968 gene encoding protein VACUOLELESS GAMETOPHYTES, with translation MDSCNISACDLLMRVIYWHPLFGWPSDTDNFYKHKYSLLSLGLGRGGLNHNTSNKAMKKSSTFLPQRSNSMEFPNFPRSTSLVLNKSPSVEYPSSVNPTQGEPMLLSCHPHPLAQVTSPEPFICMGCKEYGAGTRFTCQQCNNQLHEFCALAPTTLKSHPLHRLHPLEFCSKPVKGGILGTKCDICSKPTAGYTFRCSACSFQIHPCCAMLSTEMTFVVHPHPLTLMPAMALSSGDPGFSCGECKRKRSGRVFHCTAPSCDYHLHAVCAKNMVNGLRASGIMSLEKPSMLGTAAKIASQVVIEFIGGLIEGLGQGVGDVLVQTIARGRCTTRRRLE, from the exons ATGGATAGTTGTAACATTAGTGCATGTGACCTATTGATGAGGGTGATCTACTGGCATCCTCTTTTTGGATGGCCTTCAGATACTGACAACTTTTACAAGCATAAATATTCTTTGCTTAGTCTGGGGCTTGGAAGGGGAGGACTGAACCATAATACGAGCAACAAGGCCATGAAGAAGTCAAGCACATTTCTCCCGCAGAGATCTAATTCAATGGAATTCCCAAACTTTCCTCGCTCAACATCACTTGTCCTAAACAAGTCTCCTTCAGTTGAATACCCAAGCTCTGTCAATCCAACTCAGGGAGAGCCGATGCTTCTTTCCTGTCATCCTCACCCCCTGGCTCAGGTCACCTCACCTGAACCCTTCATATGCATGGGCTGCAAGGAATATGGAGCAGGCACAAGGTTCACATGCCAACAGTGTAACAATCAACTACATGAGTTCTGTGCCTTGGCTCCTACAACTCTCAAGAGTCATCCTCTCCACCGCCTACACCCACTGGAATTCTGTTCTAAGCCAG TTAAAGGCGGAATTTTAGGGACCAAGTGTGATATTTGCAGCAAGCCAACGGCAGGGTATACTTTCCGTTGCAGTGCATGTAGTTTCCAGATTCACCCTTGCTGCGCTATGCTTTCTACTGAAATGACCTTTGTGGTCCATCCCCACCCCCTAACCCTGATGCCTGCAATGGCATTATCAAGTGGTGACCCTGGTTTCAGCTGTGGTGAGTGCAAAAGAAAGAGGTCAGGGCGGGTGTTTCATTGCACAGCCCCATCATGTGATTATCATCTCCATGCAGTTTGTGCTAAGAACATGGTTAATGGGTTGCGTGCAAGTGGCATCATGAGCTTAGAAAAGCCTAGCATGCTGGGGACTGCCGCAAAGATTGCATCTCAGGTCGTTATAGAGTTCATTGGAGGACTGATTGAGGGGCTTGGACAAGGTGTTGGGGATGTCCTGGTTCAAACTATTGCAAGAGGGCGGTGCACTACTAGACGAAGATTGGAATGA